In the Ignavibacteria bacterium genome, AGTCCGGCGAATGAATCGAGGAACCCTTCGCCCCCTCCCGACACGATATCGACAATACTGCGTACGAACAGCGTTGTAATGCCGAGTGCCACCGGCACATCAAGGTTCACAACACGTCTGCGCAGACTAGCGAGTGCAGAAGAAAGCCAGGGAGATGCACTGAAGAAATACACCGGAATGCTGAGTCCGATGCTGAGAAGCGAGAATAAACGCACGAGTGTCTGATCCATGCCGGTGTCGCCGGCCATGTACCGTGCGATGCTGATCATCATCACGTTGCCGGCAGCGAACCCGGCAACGCCTAGACGGAGGTAGATCTTTCGGGTTGCTTCGCGACGTTCAGCGTCGCGGTCATGTTCGGTTCCTTCACTGCTGAGAAGGGGCTCATATCCTAAGGAGCTCAGGAGGATCGCAATGGCTTTCAATCCAGTACGCGAAGGATCGTATTCAACCTCAACGGTCTTGCGCATGAGATCCACACGCGACGAACGTATCCCCTGATCGAATCGTTGCAGCTGTTCAAGGAGCCAAACACAACTCGCGCAGTGCATACCGGGCAATGCCAATCGAACGCGGGTGATACTTCCGTTGGAGAAGTCGATGAAACGCGCGGCAGTTGCGGCGTCATCAAGTACCTCGTAGACCGACCGGTCTCGCTGCGGACCCCTCTGAGGTACACCCGATGCGCCATCGAACGTATAATACTCGCACATTCCGTTCGAACTCAGGATGTCATAGACACTCCTGCAGCCCGTACAGCAGAATGTATGTGCGCCGTCGCTGATGGAATGATCCGCGCAAGGTTCCCCGCAGTGCGTACAACACACAGCAGGGGCGAGCGGAGATGGGGGTTTTAAGGTCACGTAAAGGTAGATGTTAGTTGCGGTACGCAAACTTTCCACCAAACCAGGTCAGGTTTCCATGACTTTTGTCATGGTTTTTCGGTCACCGAGGTTTTCTTGAACTCTTGTGCCAGACGAACATTCAATTCGCTGGCTTTAGCTCCCAAACTCAACAGCGTCACCTTCTTCGCAACGCCGGCAAAACGCACACGTACATCTGTCCAATGCTCATGAGCAGGACACGGTTCTGCTTCTCCACACCCAGGAAGCCCGAGCATACACTCTGTGAAGATGTCCGTACCATCGATGGCGGCAATGAGGTCATACAATGTGATCGTCTTGGCCTGACGGCCGAGCGTGACTCCCCCCTTTGGACCTCTGTAGGAGACCATGATACCTGACTGGGTAAGCTGCTGCAACACCTTGGTGAGGAAGTGGAACGAGATGTTCAATTCAGCAGCAATGCGACTGATCGACACGTACTCACCCTTCCCCTGCGACGTAACAAAGATCGCCGCCTGGATACCATAGATGCATGACTTCGAAAGCATCATGTCTGACCTACCGCTGATCGTATAGGAGAATTAAGACTCTTAAAGCGAAAATAGGTCTTAGAACTATGCGAACTGCGGGAATCGACCTGGATCTACCTCGTGCATCATTGCGTAGGCGGCCTCAATGATGTGCTCTGCCTCGGGCTTCGACCAGTAGTTTCCATCTGTTCCATAGGCCGGACGGTGTGGTTTTGCCGTAAGCGTACACGGTGCGGAATCGAGCCAACGATAGCCGTCTTGGCATTCGAGGATCTCGCGCATGATATAGGCCGATGTTCCACCTGGTACATCCTCGTCTACCACCAGAAGTCGATTTGTCTTTTTCAACGATCCCACGATCGCAGCATGGCGATCGAATGGAAGAAGTGTCTGAACGTCAATAATCTCCGCCGACACGCCAAGTGTCTCAAGCGTTGCTGCGGCATCGAGCGCAACGCGAACTGTTGCGCCATAGGTTACGAGAGTGAGGTCCGTCCCCTGTTTCAAGACCTCAGGCACGCCTAGTTCTACGGTATAGGTTCCGAGATTCAACGGAAGACGTTCCTTGAGTCGATAGCCATTGAGCACCTCAACCACCAACGCCGGGTCATCCCCTTGCAGGAGGGTCTGATACATGCCTGCGGCTTGGACGAAGTTGCGCGGCACACAGACGTGGATGCCACGGACAAGATTGATGATCCCCGACATCGGAGATCCCGAGTGCCATACACCTTCAAGGCGATGTCCGCGAGTGCGAATGATCACCGGTGCTTTTTGGCCTCCCTTTGTACGCCATTGTACGGTGGCCAGATCGTCGCTCATCAATTGCAGCGCGTAGAGTAGATAGTCGAGGTACTGGATCTCAGCCACTGGGCGGAGTCCGCGCATGGCAAGTCCAATGGCCTGACCTAGGATCGTGCATTCACGAATACCCGTATCTCCAACGCGCAATTCTCCATAGGCAGCCTGCAGACCGAGCGTGCCCTGGTTCACATCTCCAAGCTTACCGCTGTCCTCGCCGAACATGAGCAGACGAGGTTCGGTGGTAAGTGCATGATCGAACCATGCTCGAATGATCTCAGAACCATTGATCGATGGCGACTCGTCATTGAACGCCGGTGCTACCACCGGTACCTTTAATGGTGACCACACAGACTCACTGTGAAGATGAGATGAGTAGAGGGGGCTGATCCGAGCGTCATAGGACTTGCGCCATTGCGCAAGCGGCTGGCGAACACTCTCTGGAGCTGGCTTTGCCGAGACCAGAGCCTTAAACGTAGCAACCATGATGTCGCGCCTGAACGGCTCTCTGATCCGCTGTAGTTCGGTGGCCGCGGAAGCAACATCATTTGCAGGATCCGTCAGACCATTCTCACTGAGAGCCGTTGCTGTTTGATTCAGGATCGCAACTGCCTCACCGATCTCTGAGGAGATCGGTGTCATGTAAGCGTCCCAGGCTGCCTGCTTTGAAGCCAAGACGTACGCTGCTGCAGCTGTTTCGATGGCTTCCAACTGATCTTCGCCGGCGATCCCCGTCTTCAGGATCCAGGCGCGCATGTGGGAAATTCCATCCATGTCTGCTTCCCATTGAAGGCGCTCGGGACTCTTGTAGCGCTCATGCGAGCCGGAGGTAGAGTGCCCTTGCGGCTGCGTAACCTCGATAACGTGAACGATCTGTGGCACATGCTCCGTGCGAGCCACATGAGCGGCCTTCTCATACGTAGCAACAAGTGCTGGATAGTCCCAACCGTGAACCACATGAACATCATAACCATTGGTAACGCCGGGGACACGCTGGAACCCTTTAAGCAGTTCACCAACGTTAGACTTCGTCATTTGGATCTCGTTCGGCACACTGATTCCGTAGCCGTCATCCCAGATCGAGATCACCGCCGGTGCACCGAGTACGCCGATCGCATTGACACTCTCCCAGAACATTCCTTCGGCACTCGAAGCATTG is a window encoding:
- a CDS encoding Rrf2 family transcriptional regulator, whose amino-acid sequence is MMLSKSCIYGIQAAIFVTSQGKGEYVSISRIAAELNISFHFLTKVLQQLTQSGIMVSYRGPKGGVTLGRQAKTITLYDLIAAIDGTDIFTECMLGLPGCGEAEPCPAHEHWTDVRVRFAGVAKKVTLLSLGAKASELNVRLAQEFKKTSVTEKP
- a CDS encoding transketolase, which gives rise to MKKRNETQPTVAEKKSGAPRSTNGVTTATVNVADVLRDYRLAVESRQASILGRKEVLTGKAKFGIFGDGKELPQLAMAKAFMPGDWRSGYYRDQTFMFAIGESDVQKFFAQLYAHTDVTAEPSSAGRSMNGHFGTRYLAEDGSWLPQTSTRNVSADVSPTASQMPRLVGLAYASRIYREVEELKSFAHFSNGGNEVAFGTIGNASSAEGMFWESVNAIGVLGAPAVISIWDDGYGISVPNEIQMTKSNVGELLKGFQRVPGVTNGYDVHVVHGWDYPALVATYEKAAHVARTEHVPQIVHVIEVTQPQGHSTSGSHERYKSPERLQWEADMDGISHMRAWILKTGIAGEDQLEAIETAAAAYVLASKQAAWDAYMTPISSEIGEAVAILNQTATALSENGLTDPANDVASAATELQRIREPFRRDIMVATFKALVSAKPAPESVRQPLAQWRKSYDARISPLYSSHLHSESVWSPLKVPVVAPAFNDESPSINGSEIIRAWFDHALTTEPRLLMFGEDSGKLGDVNQGTLGLQAAYGELRVGDTGIRECTILGQAIGLAMRGLRPVAEIQYLDYLLYALQLMSDDLATVQWRTKGGQKAPVIIRTRGHRLEGVWHSGSPMSGIINLVRGIHVCVPRNFVQAAGMYQTLLQGDDPALVVEVLNGYRLKERLPLNLGTYTVELGVPEVLKQGTDLTLVTYGATVRVALDAAATLETLGVSAEIIDVQTLLPFDRHAAIVGSLKKTNRLLVVDEDVPGGTSAYIMREILECQDGYRWLDSAPCTLTAKPHRPAYGTDGNYWSKPEAEHIIEAAYAMMHEVDPGRFPQFA